One segment of Nostoc piscinale CENA21 DNA contains the following:
- a CDS encoding EamA family transporter, giving the protein MLSNETTAILFALLSAFFAALTTIFAKIGVETINPNLATAIRTVVILVMVWGWVFAKGQLDTLLTITPKTLLFLVFSGLSTGLSWLFYFRALQIGKASLVAPLDKSSLLLVLVFSALFLKEQLTPQVILGTGLILAGTVVLIR; this is encoded by the coding sequence ATGCTCAGTAATGAAACGACTGCAATATTGTTTGCCCTACTATCGGCATTTTTTGCAGCCTTAACCACTATCTTTGCCAAGATAGGAGTCGAGACGATTAACCCCAATTTAGCAACCGCAATCCGCACCGTAGTCATTTTAGTCATGGTTTGGGGTTGGGTTTTTGCCAAAGGACAACTAGATACACTGCTGACAATTACACCTAAAACCCTGTTATTTCTCGTATTTTCTGGTTTATCAACGGGTTTATCTTGGTTATTTTACTTTCGAGCTTTACAAATCGGGAAAGCTTCTTTAGTTGCGCCTTTAGATAAATCAAGTTTACTTTTGGTACTAGTTTTTTCAGCACTGTTTCTCAAAGAACAACTAACGCCGCAAGTGATATTGGGAACTGGCTTGATTTTAGCTGGCACAGTGGTTTTGATTCGTTAA
- a CDS encoding bile acid:sodium symporter family protein, translated as MEASFLTAVVLPIALAIIMLGMGLSLTPEDFQRVKNYPKAVTIGLISQLVLLPIIGFAIAKLVPMQPTIAMGLIIIALCPGGVSSNMITFLAKGDVALSVTLTAFSSLITVLTIPVLANLAYQNLLGQTAAIALPIGATIVQIFLMTLLPICLGMGVRQLFPEVAHRLEKVTSRLAVAFLALIILLLIVREWNRLPGFILQVGIAVVLLNSISMLAGFYISKLFNLNPPQQICIAIEVGIQNGTLAIAITAGILNNPDMAVPAAVYSLFMYVTGLIAINYGRKLAATTPIPQPLESKV; from the coding sequence ATGGAAGCAAGCTTTTTAACTGCGGTTGTTCTACCTATAGCCTTAGCGATTATTATGCTAGGAATGGGTTTATCTCTGACACCAGAAGATTTCCAACGTGTCAAGAATTATCCCAAAGCCGTCACCATTGGCTTGATTAGTCAGTTAGTTCTTTTACCAATTATTGGTTTTGCCATTGCGAAATTAGTACCTATGCAACCTACCATTGCTATGGGTTTAATCATAATTGCACTCTGTCCAGGTGGAGTATCCTCCAATATGATTACATTCCTGGCTAAAGGTGATGTTGCCCTGTCGGTAACTCTAACAGCTTTTAGTAGTTTAATTACCGTCTTGACAATTCCAGTATTGGCAAACCTCGCATATCAAAACTTGCTCGGACAAACTGCGGCGATCGCTCTACCTATTGGTGCCACAATAGTACAAATATTTCTGATGACACTTCTGCCTATATGTTTAGGTATGGGAGTGCGTCAATTATTTCCAGAAGTTGCTCACCGTTTAGAAAAGGTGACTAGCCGTCTAGCAGTCGCATTCCTAGCATTAATTATTCTCTTACTAATTGTTCGTGAGTGGAATCGTCTCCCTGGCTTTATTCTGCAAGTAGGAATTGCCGTGGTGCTGTTGAACAGTATCTCAATGTTGGCGGGGTTTTATATTAGCAAACTATTTAATCTCAATCCGCCTCAGCAAATCTGCATCGCTATTGAGGTAGGGATTCAAAATGGTACGCTAGCGATCGCCATTACCGCCGGAATACTCAACAATCCTGATATGGCAGTACCAGCAGCAGTTTACAGTTTATTTATGTATGTGACAGGGTTGATCGCTATTAACTACGGCAGAAAGTTAGCTGCAACTACTCCGATTCCCCAACCTCTAGAAAGCAAGGTTTAG
- a CDS encoding YbjN domain-containing protein: MAISQENLTEEFLNELIQETNTIDHLEIIENVIDSLEQDDSAMVSQSPEGGHLWKFKYGSVEVFVQLTGTSDEDTLTVWSVVLKLPAKDEPKLMRQLLELNCSSTFEARFGIIEDKVVVISTRTLAELSPGEVSRLITIVATIADNNDEALQSEFGIA, translated from the coding sequence ATGGCAATCTCTCAAGAAAACCTAACTGAAGAATTTCTTAACGAACTAATCCAGGAAACAAATACCATCGACCATCTAGAAATTATTGAAAACGTCATCGACTCTCTAGAACAAGATGACAGTGCAATGGTTAGCCAGAGTCCAGAAGGTGGTCATCTCTGGAAGTTTAAGTACGGTAGTGTGGAAGTGTTTGTGCAACTCACGGGTACAAGCGACGAAGACACCCTCACGGTTTGGTCTGTTGTATTAAAATTACCCGCCAAAGATGAACCTAAATTAATGCGTCAACTTTTGGAACTGAACTGTTCTAGTACTTTTGAAGCGCGTTTTGGCATCATTGAGGACAAAGTTGTTGTCATCTCAACACGTACCCTTGCGGAGTTGTCTCCAGGGGAAGTCTCGCGGTTAATTACAATTGTTGCCACGATCGCCGATAACAACGATGAAGCTTTACAATCTGAGTTTGGTATTGCTTAA
- a CDS encoding NACHT domain-containing protein, giving the protein MTRRWSQIWERLRQSFSVEESLNTTIDTSKTFLDAAKTLQENGASLEVLKPVLQHSSSLLDVLCSPLAQVIGAGLPFVPMGIALLKFYRQNSQEQPTLEDCVFIVSQIAYLESVKEILSSDINVNWDAHFQSDEAVRQQLQKLNDIELDYEAASKTINCFHQSDLAQAFNQVLLARLASANISNAEILTERVAWNTPRYLVKAWIKSCDVTKDVIQLSFSDWQKAEQKFQSIDEYLKSQIATKPEEKVFNEDFAFKDIYVPLKARNVDRNGKLNTNTQPFDLETWTKRILFATRSNTQPQVMFIQGGLGRGKSVFCRMFADWVRQNLHPIWTPILIHLRDIDDFQPSLEETLRSRIKADFAQNDDGWLTDGNTRFLFILDGFDELRIERGNNQSVERFLRQIGTFQNDYQDNKAGHRVIITGRQMALHGIDRLPPNLERVEIAEMDVELQQQWFEKWYRIFPTNDTLNFMDFLQITLDKTAASQQISQNKKSCPQQIQELAKEPLLLYILTAMHRDKKSDINQFEQATETEAKILVYEQALNWVLTKQRADTRHPDLNYELTRQHPDALRRILAEAAVCVVQSGGESASMQMVKARLQQDDEAKELIAKAEKELGEEALKTALGAFYLKSNDRGGVEFFHKSIREFLCAERIKQSLEEWTEPGRRGADLSDANLSHVNLSDANLNRIDLSSANLSSANLSSADLSRANLSDTNLSDADLSGANLSDANLSGAILSNQIWKDVRWDDKTNWKNVRGLNTARNVPEALKQRLGLS; this is encoded by the coding sequence ATGACAAGGCGCTGGTCACAAATCTGGGAACGGTTGCGACAATCTTTCTCTGTTGAGGAAAGTCTTAATACCACAATTGACACTAGCAAAACATTTTTAGATGCGGCAAAAACTCTTCAAGAAAATGGTGCAAGTTTAGAAGTTTTAAAACCTGTACTGCAACATTCATCTTCTTTGTTAGATGTGTTGTGTTCACCGTTGGCGCAGGTGATAGGCGCGGGTTTGCCGTTTGTACCGATGGGTATTGCTTTGCTGAAGTTTTATCGCCAAAACAGCCAGGAACAACCAACCCTAGAAGATTGTGTATTTATAGTTAGTCAAATTGCTTATTTAGAAAGCGTTAAAGAAATTTTATCTTCCGATATTAATGTAAATTGGGATGCTCATTTTCAGAGTGATGAAGCAGTCCGCCAACAACTACAAAAACTCAACGATATTGAATTAGATTATGAAGCTGCCAGTAAAACAATCAATTGTTTTCATCAATCAGATTTAGCCCAGGCATTTAATCAAGTATTGTTGGCAAGGTTAGCATCTGCAAATATATCTAATGCAGAAATTTTGACAGAGCGAGTCGCTTGGAATACTCCCCGTTATTTAGTGAAAGCTTGGATAAAATCATGTGATGTTACTAAAGATGTGATTCAACTTTCTTTTAGTGATTGGCAGAAAGCAGAGCAGAAATTTCAAAGTATTGATGAATATTTAAAGAGTCAGATTGCCACTAAACCAGAAGAAAAGGTTTTTAACGAAGACTTTGCTTTTAAAGATATTTATGTACCACTCAAAGCCAGAAATGTAGATAGAAATGGCAAATTAAATACTAATACACAACCTTTTGATTTAGAAACCTGGACTAAACGAATTCTCTTTGCTACCAGATCAAATACACAACCCCAAGTCATGTTTATTCAAGGCGGGCTGGGGAGAGGTAAAAGTGTTTTTTGTCGGATGTTTGCTGATTGGGTGCGTCAGAATTTACACCCTATATGGACACCAATTTTAATTCATCTGCGTGATATTGATGATTTTCAACCAAGTCTAGAAGAAACTTTGCGCTCCCGAATTAAAGCAGATTTCGCGCAAAATGATGATGGGTGGCTAACAGATGGAAATACCAGATTTTTATTTATTTTAGATGGCTTTGATGAATTGCGAATTGAGCGCGGCAATAACCAAAGTGTAGAAAGATTTCTGCGCCAAATCGGAACATTTCAAAATGACTACCAAGATAATAAAGCAGGTCATCGAGTCATCATTACAGGTAGACAGATGGCTTTACATGGTATTGATCGCCTACCACCTAACTTGGAACGGGTGGAAATTGCGGAAATGGATGTGGAATTACAACAGCAATGGTTTGAGAAATGGTACAGGATATTTCCTACCAATGACACGTTAAACTTTATGGATTTCCTGCAAATTACCTTAGACAAAACAGCAGCATCTCAACAGATTTCACAAAATAAAAAATCCTGTCCCCAGCAAATTCAGGAGTTAGCCAAAGAACCACTATTGCTGTATATACTAACAGCAATGCACCGAGATAAAAAATCAGATATTAATCAATTTGAGCAAGCCACAGAGACAGAAGCAAAAATATTAGTTTACGAACAAGCCCTGAATTGGGTACTAACTAAACAGCGTGCTGATACTCGCCACCCTGATTTAAATTATGAACTGACTCGACAACACCCAGACGCATTACGCCGCATATTAGCCGAAGCCGCAGTGTGTGTAGTGCAGTCAGGGGGAGAAAGTGCTTCGATGCAGATGGTAAAAGCGCGGTTGCAGCAAGATGATGAAGCTAAAGAACTCATTGCTAAAGCCGAAAAAGAACTAGGAGAAGAAGCATTAAAAACTGCGTTGGGTGCTTTTTATCTCAAGTCTAATGACCGTGGTGGTGTGGAGTTTTTTCATAAAAGTATTCGGGAATTTCTTTGTGCGGAACGCATCAAACAAAGTTTGGAAGAATGGACAGAACCAGGTAGACGCGGCGCAGACCTCAGCGACGCAAACCTCAGCCACGTAAACCTCAGTGACGCAAACCTCAACCGCATAGACCTCAGCAGCGCAAACCTCAGCAGCGCAAACCTCAGCAGCGCAGACCTCAGCCGTGCAAACCTCAGTGACACAAACCTCAGCGACGCAGACCTCAGCGGCGCAAACCTCAGCGACGCAAACCTCAGTGGCGCAATCCTCAGCAATCAGATATGGAAAGATGTCCGCTGGGATGACAAGACAAACTGGAAGAATGTCCGAGGGTTAAATACAGCAAGGAATGTCCCAGAAGCTTTAAAGCAACGGTTGGGGCTGAGTTGA
- a CDS encoding alpha/beta fold hydrolase: MQVSTAPLTNPVPGQYWQWRGQKIYYVHAGNSQSQRPPLLLVHGFGASTDHWRKNISGLYQDFEVFAIDLLGFGRSAKPKLQYSGDLWRDQLHDFISEVIGRRAIVAGNSLGGYASLSVAAQYPDSVAGVVLLNSAGPFSEVQPTAEPEALQSQIQPPKQPSPLEKILGSSVKWIFQQSFSRFLIFQYVRQRWVIRRTLEKVYLDKTAITDQLVEEISRPAYDTGAFDVFVSVFSSPQGEKVDVLLQRLTCPLLLLWGEADPWMKARERSQKFRQYYPQLTEYFLRAGHCPHDEIPDQVNQLLRDWVLSISE; the protein is encoded by the coding sequence ATGCAAGTTAGTACAGCCCCTTTGACAAATCCGGTTCCTGGGCAATATTGGCAGTGGCGAGGGCAGAAAATTTACTATGTACATGCAGGAAATTCACAATCGCAACGTCCGCCTTTGCTATTGGTACATGGGTTTGGCGCTTCCACAGACCACTGGCGAAAGAATATTAGTGGATTGTATCAAGATTTTGAAGTGTTTGCGATCGACTTGTTGGGATTTGGGCGATCGGCTAAACCTAAACTACAGTACAGTGGAGACTTATGGCGTGACCAACTTCATGATTTTATCAGTGAAGTAATTGGTCGCCGAGCGATCGTTGCAGGTAACTCCCTTGGTGGCTATGCAAGTTTGTCTGTTGCTGCCCAATATCCTGATAGTGTTGCTGGGGTAGTATTACTCAATAGTGCTGGCCCTTTTAGCGAAGTCCAACCCACAGCAGAACCAGAAGCTTTACAATCACAAATCCAGCCACCTAAACAACCATCACCCCTAGAAAAAATCTTAGGTAGTAGTGTCAAGTGGATTTTTCAACAATCTTTTTCCCGATTTTTGATATTTCAATATGTGCGACAACGTTGGGTAATTCGCCGCACTTTAGAAAAAGTTTATTTAGATAAAACTGCAATTACCGACCAATTAGTAGAAGAAATTTCTCGCCCTGCTTATGATACTGGGGCTTTTGATGTGTTTGTCTCTGTGTTTAGCAGTCCTCAAGGGGAAAAAGTTGATGTGCTATTGCAAAGATTAACTTGTCCTTTATTATTACTGTGGGGCGAGGCTGATCCGTGGATGAAGGCGCGAGAACGTTCGCAAAAGTTCCGCCAATATTACCCCCAACTAACTGAATATTTTCTCAGGGCTGGTCATTGTCCCCATGATGAAATTCCAGATCAGGTAAATCAACTTTTACGAGATTGGGTTCTATCTATTTCTGAGTAG
- a CDS encoding shikimate dehydrogenase codes for MTKITGTTKLLGVIGHPVEHSLSPLMHNAAISELGLDYVYLPFPIAPDNLEIAIAGFAAIGVTGFSVTIPHKQAIMPLLSEITPVAQAIGAVNTVTRQNQRWIGTNTDIEGFIAPLQTTYQQDWSQKVAVILGNGGAARAVVAGCYQLGFAEIYVVGRNEQRLIEFRDSWGSSPIAEKLQVYTWASLAKLIPQAHLLVNTTPIGMYPQVENSPLSVAEMADLPQGAIAYDLIYIPQPTKFLQQAQNQGAIAIDGLEMLVQQGAAALKIWLQIETVPVEIMRQALRQHLGL; via the coding sequence ATGACTAAAATTACAGGCACTACCAAATTATTAGGGGTAATTGGACATCCGGTGGAACATTCGCTGTCGCCGTTGATGCACAATGCTGCGATATCAGAATTAGGATTAGATTATGTTTATTTACCTTTCCCGATCGCACCTGATAACTTAGAAATAGCGATCGCAGGTTTTGCGGCAATTGGGGTAACAGGTTTTAGTGTGACAATTCCCCATAAACAGGCAATTATGCCGTTATTATCAGAAATTACCCCCGTAGCCCAGGCGATAGGTGCAGTCAATACTGTGACTCGCCAAAATCAGCGATGGATAGGGACAAACACAGATATTGAAGGATTTATCGCCCCCTTACAAACAACATACCAACAAGATTGGAGTCAGAAAGTAGCGGTCATTTTAGGTAATGGTGGTGCAGCCAGGGCTGTAGTTGCAGGCTGTTATCAACTGGGTTTTGCGGAAATTTATGTGGTGGGACGCAATGAACAAAGATTAATCGAGTTTCGTGATAGTTGGGGGAGTTCACCCATAGCCGAAAAGTTGCAAGTTTATACCTGGGCTAGTCTAGCTAAATTGATTCCCCAAGCTCATTTATTAGTGAATACAACGCCCATTGGGATGTATCCGCAAGTAGAAAACTCGCCTTTAAGTGTCGCAGAAATGGCTGATTTACCCCAAGGTGCGATCGCCTATGATTTAATTTATATCCCCCAACCGACAAAATTTCTTCAACAGGCACAAAATCAAGGGGCTATAGCCATTGATGGGCTAGAAATGTTAGTGCAACAAGGTGCAGCCGCCTTAAAAATTTGGTTACAAATAGAAACTGTTCCAGTTGAGATTATGCGCCAAGCACTACGCCAACATTTAGGCTTATGA
- the fusA gene encoding elongation factor G: MIPRTRVRNIGISAHIDSGKTTLSERILFYTGRIHAIEEVKGGGKGATMDFMPEEKLHGITITSAATTCQWRDTQINLIDTPGHVDFTIEVERALRVLDGAVMVLCAVAGVQSQSITVDRQMKRYRVPRLAFINKMDRMGADPFRVVQAIRDRLQLNAVLLQYPIGSEDNFQGVIDLVTMQAHYFEGENGENWVKPAIPDNLVAAAQQAREKLLDSLSLFSEEMTEMLLADQEIPQELIWQVIRQATLRLELTPVLLGSAFKNKGVQNLLDAIALYLPSPIDREVVKTAESNSVYPEPDAALVALAFKLTLESFGQLTYTRIYSGTLKPGDIVYNSRTEQRVQIGRLVRMHANKREELPVAVAGDIVALLGVDCASGDTLYTGDTPVFLERMFVPEPVITLAVTPKKQEDSDRLAKALNRFQREDPTFRLSIDPESKATLISGMGELHLEIYLERIQREYNAEVYVGTPAVAYRETISQKTQFDYRLKKQSGGTGLYAHVTGWIEPSDEPFVFENRVVGGAVPKEYIPACEKGFREAMTTGKLSGYPVTGVKVVLDGGSYHPVDSSELAFRSAAHQALENAIAQAKPYILEPIMLVEVETPNEFIGRVQGDISSRRGLLLSSETMQGYSVIRAEVPLVQMFGYSTDLRSLTAGMATFSMEFACYRQS, from the coding sequence ATGATTCCCCGAACACGCGTCCGCAATATTGGTATTTCTGCTCACATCGACTCTGGTAAAACTACGCTGTCAGAGCGAATTCTCTTCTACACGGGCAGAATCCATGCTATTGAGGAGGTGAAGGGAGGCGGCAAGGGTGCAACAATGGATTTTATGCCAGAGGAAAAGCTGCATGGAATTACCATTACCTCTGCGGCAACAACTTGCCAGTGGCGTGATACACAAATTAATTTAATTGATACCCCTGGGCATGTGGATTTTACGATAGAAGTAGAGCGTGCCTTGCGGGTGTTGGATGGTGCCGTAATGGTTTTGTGTGCCGTGGCGGGTGTGCAGTCCCAATCCATCACAGTGGATCGGCAGATGAAACGCTACCGTGTACCGCGTCTAGCATTCATCAACAAAATGGATCGAATGGGTGCAGATCCATTTCGTGTAGTTCAGGCAATTCGCGATCGCTTGCAATTAAATGCGGTGTTGCTGCAATATCCCATCGGTAGTGAAGATAACTTCCAAGGTGTGATTGACCTAGTGACAATGCAGGCACATTACTTTGAGGGCGAAAATGGCGAAAACTGGGTCAAACCAGCAATTCCCGACAATCTTGTAGCAGCAGCCCAACAAGCGCGGGAAAAATTGCTAGATAGTTTGTCTTTGTTCTCCGAAGAGATGACTGAGATGCTATTGGCAGATCAAGAGATTCCCCAAGAACTAATTTGGCAAGTTATTCGCCAAGCAACCTTGAGGCTGGAACTCACACCTGTACTACTAGGTTCCGCATTCAAAAATAAAGGCGTGCAGAATCTTTTAGATGCGATCGCCCTTTATTTACCATCTCCCATCGATAGGGAAGTAGTCAAAACCGCAGAATCAAACAGTGTTTACCCTGAGCCTGATGCTGCTTTGGTGGCTTTGGCATTCAAACTCACTCTTGAATCTTTCGGTCAGCTAACCTACACCCGCATTTACTCCGGCACATTAAAACCGGGTGATATTGTTTATAACTCCCGTACTGAACAACGAGTGCAAATTGGTCGCTTGGTGCGAATGCACGCCAACAAGCGCGAAGAGTTGCCAGTGGCTGTGGCTGGAGATATTGTGGCTTTGTTGGGTGTGGATTGTGCTTCGGGCGATACATTATACACTGGAGACACACCAGTATTTCTGGAAAGAATGTTTGTCCCGGAACCAGTGATTACACTGGCAGTTACACCGAAAAAACAAGAAGATAGCGATCGCCTAGCCAAAGCCCTCAACCGCTTTCAACGGGAAGACCCCACATTTCGGCTAAGTATCGACCCAGAATCAAAAGCAACTTTGATTTCTGGTATGGGTGAACTGCATCTGGAAATCTACCTAGAGCGGATTCAACGAGAATATAACGCTGAGGTTTATGTCGGTACTCCGGCTGTGGCGTATCGGGAAACCATTAGCCAAAAAACTCAATTTGATTACCGACTCAAGAAACAATCAGGTGGTACTGGTTTATACGCCCATGTGACTGGATGGATTGAACCAAGCGATGAACCATTTGTATTTGAAAATCGAGTAGTTGGTGGTGCAGTTCCTAAAGAATATATCCCAGCTTGTGAAAAAGGTTTCCGCGAAGCGATGACAACCGGAAAACTCTCAGGCTATCCGGTCACTGGGGTGAAAGTTGTGCTGGATGGGGGTTCCTATCATCCAGTTGACTCTTCGGAATTAGCGTTTCGTTCAGCTGCACATCAAGCACTAGAAAATGCGATCGCCCAAGCCAAACCCTATATACTCGAACCAATTATGCTCGTCGAAGTGGAAACACCAAACGAGTTCATAGGTAGAGTCCAGGGTGATATATCATCCCGTCGTGGCTTGCTGTTGAGTTCCGAGACAATGCAAGGATACTCTGTGATTCGCGCCGAAGTTCCACTAGTGCAGATGTTTGGCTATTCTACAGACTTGCGATCGCTCACTGCCGGTATGGCGACTTTTTCAATGGAATTTGCCTGTTATCGCCAGTCTTAA
- a CDS encoding hybrid sensor histidine kinase/response regulator: MIDISSDTSTSKTVKVLVVEDEYILAINLQESLEALGYTVVEIADTAEAAIEKATALRPNLILMDIRLRGESDGIQAAEAIWNNLQIPIIYVTGHSDQSTVERATLTFPFGYILKPIRDQELYVAIQTALNRYEREQFLSTVLRGMGDGVIVVNPQLQIKYMNQVAETLTGWQLQEGQNQLLEKIFSLVDEQTKAPVSNPIHAALQQETTVYLSDRTLLITKDKNAIPIADSAAPLRDNKGKITGAVLVFRDDTQRRLTQERNLANERSRQLEIQMTELQRLNQLKEDFLAATSHEMRTPLSNMKMAITMLESILDRRRMIQSGKPPEINAVAYYINILRYECERELNLVDDLLNMRFVDADMYPLELTSIRLQDWLPHVTESYQDLAQTQQQILTIEIPSDLPNITTDLAILTRILSELLMNACKHTPLGESITVGVQLTTISNQPNPPEKPPDVPISAVEIIVSNSGVEISSTEQAQIFEPFYRTSQNQNQDKLSIFDYTYQALQDESTFNSGTGLGLTLVKKLVEYLQGNITVTSSQGWTRFIVQLPLTLSDRVE; encoded by the coding sequence ATGATAGATATCTCCTCCGATACAAGCACAAGCAAGACAGTAAAAGTTTTGGTTGTGGAAGATGAGTATATTCTTGCCATCAATTTGCAAGAAAGTTTAGAAGCCTTGGGTTACACCGTTGTTGAGATTGCAGATACCGCAGAAGCCGCTATAGAAAAAGCAACAGCATTGCGCCCAAACTTGATTTTGATGGATATTAGATTACGGGGTGAAAGTGATGGTATCCAAGCCGCAGAAGCAATCTGGAATAATTTACAAATCCCGATTATCTATGTTACAGGTCACTCTGACCAAAGTACTGTAGAAAGGGCAACTCTGACTTTTCCCTTTGGTTACATTCTCAAACCCATCAGAGATCAAGAACTCTATGTTGCTATTCAAACGGCACTGAATCGCTATGAACGAGAACAGTTTTTGAGTACTGTGTTGCGCGGTATGGGGGATGGGGTGATTGTAGTTAATCCCCAGTTACAAATTAAGTATATGAATCAAGTAGCTGAAACCCTTACAGGCTGGCAATTACAAGAAGGGCAAAATCAATTATTAGAAAAAATTTTTTCCCTAGTTGACGAACAAACTAAAGCACCTGTATCAAACCCCATTCATGCAGCTTTACAACAAGAAACTACTGTATATTTAAGCGATCGCACTTTATTAATTACCAAAGATAAAAATGCTATTCCCATTGCGGATAGTGCTGCTCCTCTACGCGACAATAAAGGTAAAATTACAGGCGCAGTCTTAGTATTTCGAGATGATACCCAACGCAGATTAACTCAAGAGCGCAACCTTGCCAATGAACGCTCCCGTCAGTTAGAAATTCAAATGACAGAACTGCAACGACTAAACCAGTTAAAAGAAGATTTTCTTGCAGCTACTTCTCATGAAATGCGTACGCCATTATCAAACATGAAAATGGCAATTACAATGCTGGAAAGTATTCTCGATCGCCGACGGATGATTCAGTCTGGTAAACCTCCAGAAATAAATGCTGTAGCTTACTATATCAACATCTTACGTTACGAATGCGAACGCGAACTAAATTTAGTAGATGATTTATTAAATATGCGTTTTGTAGACGCAGATATGTATCCTCTAGAATTAACTTCTATTCGTCTACAAGATTGGCTACCTCATGTTACTGAAAGCTATCAGGATCTTGCTCAAACTCAACAGCAAATTTTAACAATTGAAATTCCGTCTGATTTGCCCAATATTACGACTGATTTGGCTATCTTGACCAGGATTTTATCAGAGTTATTAATGAATGCTTGTAAACATACACCCTTGGGCGAAAGTATCACAGTGGGCGTTCAACTAACAACAATCTCTAATCAGCCAAATCCTCCAGAGAAACCACCTGATGTTCCAATCTCTGCGGTAGAAATTATTGTGAGCAATTCTGGTGTAGAAATTTCGTCCACAGAACAAGCTCAAATCTTTGAACCGTTTTATCGCACATCCCAAAATCAAAACCAAGATAAATTATCAATTTTTGATTATACTTACCAAGCTCTGCAAGACGAATCTACATTTAATAGCGGTACAGGTTTAGGTTTAACTTTGGTCAAAAAACTTGTGGAATATCTGCAAGGAAATATTACAGTTACTAGTTCTCAAGGTTGGACAAGGTTCATAGTTCAATTACCATTAACCTTGTCAGATCGTGTTGAGTGA
- a CDS encoding DUF423 domain-containing protein — translation MTQIFLSIAAVLGGLSVAAGAFASHALRDHISERSLSIFETGARYQMYHALALLVVALLISRLESPPTTLIASGWLFIIGIAIFSGSLYALSLTGVKYLGAITPLGGVAFIAGWATLAIAAWNLKF, via the coding sequence ATGACACAGATTTTTTTGAGTATAGCTGCCGTTTTAGGTGGGTTATCTGTTGCGGCTGGGGCTTTTGCTTCCCATGCTTTACGAGATCATATTAGTGAGCGATCGCTTTCTATTTTTGAAACTGGCGCTCGCTACCAAATGTACCATGCCCTAGCACTTTTAGTAGTTGCTCTCCTCATTAGTCGCCTCGAATCACCTCCAACTACTTTAATTGCTAGTGGATGGCTATTTATTATCGGTATTGCCATTTTCTCCGGCAGTTTATACGCCTTGAGCTTAACTGGTGTGAAATATTTAGGCGCAATCACACCATTAGGCGGTGTCGCCTTTATCGCTGGCTGGGCTACTTTGGCTATTGCGGCTTGGAATTTGAAATTCTGA
- a CDS encoding lipoate--protein ligase family protein, with amino-acid sequence MSNKQVWRLIPFLEASGNLQMAIDKWLVEQHHLRKHPPTLRFYTWSPAAISLGYHQRQYPPAWENLTWQGKKLDLVRRPTGGRAVLHQGDLTYAVITSGLTGNRLQAYTKICEFLIQGWRSLGVELSYGTSGRGYIHNPNCFGTATGADLILPNGAKLIGSAQLKRGDVILQHGSIRLQPDAELFAKVFGTESFNNVYLPYSHEQIITALIAAAKDCFDMEIEVQQLSEWELQEISNAEIRGG; translated from the coding sequence ATGTCCAACAAGCAGGTATGGCGACTGATTCCTTTCTTAGAAGCCTCTGGTAATTTACAGATGGCGATCGATAAATGGTTAGTAGAACAACACCATTTAAGAAAGCATCCTCCAACTCTGCGCTTTTATACTTGGTCGCCAGCTGCTATTTCTCTCGGCTATCATCAACGGCAATATCCCCCAGCATGGGAGAATTTAACTTGGCAAGGTAAAAAACTAGATTTAGTTCGCCGTCCCACTGGTGGCAGAGCAGTATTACACCAAGGCGATTTAACTTACGCTGTAATTACATCGGGTTTAACTGGAAACCGTTTACAAGCATATACAAAAATTTGTGAATTTTTAATTCAAGGATGGCGATCGCTTGGTGTGGAATTAAGCTACGGTACATCTGGGCGAGGCTACATCCATAACCCCAACTGTTTTGGGACGGCGACAGGTGCAGATTTAATTTTACCCAATGGCGCAAAACTCATCGGAAGCGCCCAACTCAAACGCGGTGACGTAATTTTGCAACATGGTTCCATTCGCTTGCAACCAGATGCGGAACTGTTTGCAAAAGTATTTGGTACAGAGTCATTCAATAACGTTTATTTGCCTTACAGTCACGAACAAATCATCACAGCTTTGATTGCTGCTGCAAAAGATTGTTTTGATATGGAAATAGAAGTGCAGCAGTTATCAGAATGGGAGTTACAGGAGATTTCAAACGCGGAGATAAGGGGAGGTTAG